In the genome of Candidatus Electrothrix rattekaaiensis, the window GGCCACGGAAGCAGCTGTTACAATTTCAAAAATGCTTGAGACATTACCGGAGCATTTCACGGATCAAGTGGTTGAACACATAAGAGAATATATTGAAGAGCTGAAAGACGAGGCTCGCTGGAACAATTCATTTTCCAAAACTCAAGGTAAACTAGCAGCAGCAGCGAGGCAGGTACGTAGAGAAATTAAGGAAGGGAAATCAGCACCTTTAGATATTGAAGAATTATGAAGTCCGCAACTGTCCCGTCTTTTTGGAAACAGTACCGTAAGGTTGACCGGGACATCAGGGAGAGGACAAAGAAAGCATATCGATTATGGATTGATGCTCCGTTTCATCCGTCTCTACGTTTTAAATGCATTAACCAGAGTGAAAATATCTGGTCGGTGAGAGTGACGCTTGCCTACCGAGCACTTGGTGTTCTTGACGAAGATACTGTTACTTGGTTTTGGATTGGCAATCATGATAAATACGAGCAATTTTTTGGTTAATCATTAAAATGTCATGAAAAAGTCCATCTTCAAAGAAGGTAAGAAATACACCTTCAGCGATTATTTCTATCTGCCCAACCCCGTTGAAGATATTGTTGCGGAGCTAGGATATTCATATTCTCTGGAAGTACTTCAGTTGCCCACGTCTACAAGTTGCGACGTTGAATCTGTCAATAATTTAAAGCGCACCTATTATAACGTATTACCGAAGATATCTCTTAATTCAGAAACAGCCAAGCGCGAATTTTTAATCGCACCTGTTCTCTTTGAATTAGCCAAAGAAACTGACTCAAAGATCAACGTAGAATATCCGATCGACGTAAGTGAGCTGTTAAGCGGGTATTTGGACTATTTAATACGTTATAAACAGGAATTGATCGTTATTGAGGCGAAAAAAGGGGATATTGACAGAGGATTCAATCAGCTGGCCGCAGAACTGATCGCCTTAGATCAATACGAAGAGGAAGGCGGCAGTATATTGTATGGTGTTGTTACCATCGGTGAAATGTGGGTATTCAGCATGTTGGACAGAAAAAATAAGAAAATTATACGGGATATGCATAATTATACCATCCCTGAAGATGTCGAAGATATTTTTAGGATTCTTGTTGGTATTGTTGAATCATCCGTTTAACAAGACCTGTGAATAATTCAGCTTAAGCGAGGGGTGACAATGTCTCCTGTAACTGTTCCAGATAAATTGATAAACCAAATAGCCAAGATTGCAGGGCGGGTTTACCAAACACCTGAAGAGTTTATATTTGAGCTTATTCAGGAGCGTATAGATCACGACAGTGCCTACAGCGAAACAACGTATCTCTCAAGATCAAAAGCGAATAAAAAAAGACTTAATAAAGCCGTAAAAGAGATTAAGTCCGGTAAATATGAAGCCCATGAACTGACCGATGATTAATTGGCATATTCAGGCATGGGAAGACTACCTTTATTGGCAGAAAAAAGATAAACGTATTCTCAAACGGATCAATGCGCTGATAAAAGATATAACAAGAGAACCTTTTACCGGAATCGGGAAGCCGGAGCCGCTAAAGCATAATTGGCGCGGGTTCTGGAGCAGACGCATCAACGATGAACACAGGCTTGTCTATACTGTTCAGGATGGAGATGTGATCATAGCGCAATGCCGGTATCATTATGATAAATAATTTTTAACCAATCAATAAACACTGGAGATTGCAATGGGAAAAGGAATGGAACACAGGGCCGGATCAGTGATGGTCGTGGGCGGAGGTATCGCCGGGATACAAGCCGCCCTTGACCTGACTGAACTTGGTTATTACGTCTACCTGCTGGAAAAAGCACCGGTTGTGGGCGGGGTTATGGCCCAGCTCGATAAAACCTTTCCGACCAATGATTGCTCTCTCTGAATACTTGCACCTAAGCTGGTAGAGGCCGGTCGGTCTCCAAATATAGAGATGATCACCAATGCGGATCTTTTGGCATTGGACGGAAAACCGGGTGATTTTACCGTGAAAGTACGGAAACGCCCTCGTTATATTGATGCGGACAAGTGTACAGCCTGCGGGTTGTGTACCCAATACTGTCCCAAGCATCTTTCAGATGCGTACAATGAAGGACTGTCTCTGACCCGTCCTATTCATATCGATTATGCTCAGGCCGTGCCCGCGACCTATTATATTGATCCGTCGGCCTGTATGTCTGTGCAGCACGATACCTGCCAGATCTGCGTACCGGTCTGCCAGAGTCATGCTATTGACTTCAGCCAGCAGCCGGAAGAGGTTGATATCAAGGTCGGGGCAATGGTGCTGTCACCGGGCTTTGGCAGGATAGATGACGCCACGCTGGAAAAATATTCCTACGGCGATCACCCGGACGTGGTGACCGCTGTTGAGTTTGAGCGGATGACCACAGCATCAGGTCCTTTCCTTGGTGAGGTGAAATGCTTCTCCAATGGTCGCCATCCTAAGCGCATGGCCTTTATCCAATGCGTGGGTTCCAGGGATCTGGGCTGCGATAACGGCTACTGCTCTTCGGTCTGCTGTATGTATGCGATCAAAGAAGCAATGGTTGCCAAGGAGCATGACCCGGAAGTGGATATTACCATCTACTACATGGATATCCGTACCCAGGGCAAGGATTTTGATAAGGCCAGGGAACGGGCGGAAAACATGGGCGTGAAGTTTGTCCGGGCCAAGGTCGCCGGTGTGACTCCGTGGGAGAATAACCTTCGGTTGACGTATTCCACCTTGGACGGCAAGCATGAGTTCAAACCCTATGATATGGTGGTTCTTTCTGTGGGTCTGGAAGCACCCAAGGATGCCAAGGGTATTTCTGAGATTACCGGAATGGAGCTGAATCATTATGATTTTGCTAAAACCGATACCTTTAACCCGCTGAAGACCAGCGTGGAAGGTGTGGTTGTGGCCGGGGCATTCCAAGGGCCCAAGGATATTCCTGAATCGGTTACCCAGGCATCGGCAACTGCCGGTATTGTGGCCGGGATGTTGGAAAAACAGCGTGGGCTGGGAATTGTTCACAAGTCCTACCCGGATGAAAAGCCGATGGACGAAGAGGTTCGCATCGGGGTCTTTGTCTGCCATTGCGGTATCAATATCGCCTCGGTGGTGGATGTCCGTAAGGTGGAAGATTCGGTCGAGGGCATGGAAGGGGTTGTGTATCATACCGATTCCCTCTATTCCTGTTCCGCCGATGCTGTCAAGACCTTAAAGGATCGGATTCTTGAGCATAACCTGAATCGGGTGGTTATTGCCGCCTGTTCGCCGCGAACCCATGAGCCGCTCTTTCAGGAAACGCTCAAGGATGCGGGCCTGAACCGTTGCCTGATCGAGATGGTCAATATTCGCGATCAATGTTCTTGGGTCCATGCTGGTGAGCCGGAAGCGGCCACGGATAAATCGCAGGATCTGGTGCGGATGGCTGTGGCCAAGGCCAGAGGAATGCGGCCTTTGCCGGAGCAGACCGTGCCGGTTACGCCCAAGGCCTTGATCATCGGAGCAGGCATTGCCGGGATGACTGTGGCGTTGAACTTGGCAGCGCAGGGTTTTGACTCTGTGCTGGTGGAAAAAAGCGAAAAGCTGGGCGGTAGCTTGGGCCTGCTGAATCATACCCTGGATACCCACGAGACTGCTTCGCATCTGCACAAGCTGGTGGCCGAGGTTGAGGCGAACGAGCATATTGATGTCCTGACCAAGGCCGAGCTGAAAGATTTTTCCGGCTTTATCGGTAATTTCTCCTCTGTGGTTGCGGAAGAAGGCGGTGCCGAGCATACGGTTGATCACGGTGTTGTGGTGCTGGCAACCGGTGGTCATGAGCATCGACCCGAGGGCTACCTGCTGGAAGAGAATGATAAGGTGGTCACCCAGACCGAGCTGGAGCAGCAACTGGCCGGGGGCGGCAAAGCACCGGAGTCCATTATCATGGTCCAGTGTGCTGGCTCACGCGGAGATGATCTGAACTATTGTTCCAAGGTCTGCTGTAATCATGCGGTCAAGAATGCGCTCACGATTAAAGAGCTGAATCCTGCCTCACAGGTTATTGTTCTGTATCGGGATATGCGGACCTACGGTTATGCCGAGGATGCCTATCGGGAGGCCCGACTCAAGGGTGTGATTTTTATCCCCTACGAGCTGGAGCAGAAACCGCAGGTCTCCGCATCGGCAAAGGGCAGAAAGCTGACTGTGAAGTTCTTTGATGCCCTGTTGCAGGAAGAGGTGGAAATGCATCCAGACATGGTAGCCCTTTCTGTGGGTATTGTTCCAGACGGTACTGAAGATCTGAGCAAGCTGCTCAAGGCCCCGCTTACCGATGATCGTTTTTTCTTGGAGGCCCATGTCAAATTGCGGCCTGTTGAACTGCCGGTTTCCGGTGTTTATGTCTGCGGTCTGGCTCATGGTCCGAAGCCGGTGGACGAGACCATTGCCCAAGCCCAGGCAGCTGCGGCCAAGGCAGCCATCCCGCTGGTCAAGGGTGCTGTCAGCATTGATCCGATTGTCTCTGTGGTGGAGCAGGAAAAATGTATTGGCTGCGGTATCTGTGCCAGCCTTTGTCCGTTTGGTTCCATTGAGATGATCAAGAAGGATAAAAAACGCAAGGCCCAGACCATTGCTGCATCCTGTAAGGCCTGCGGTATCTGCTCCAGCCATTGTCCGACCTTTGCTATCTCTATGGGTGGGTTCACCAATGAGCAGATCATGGATCAGATTGCTGCCTTTGGTAATGTGAAGGCGACAGAACTGGTCGAGGCATAACGGTATATCGTAGGGGCGGTTCGCGAACCGCCCTTACAACCTGAGTTGAAAAAGCAACATCTACGCGAGGTGTTTTATGAGCAACGATTTCAGTCCCAAAATTCTGGGTTTTTTATGTAACTGGTGCTGCTATGCAGCTGCCGACGCAGCCGGGGTTTCTCGGTTTCAGTATCCGCCCAACCTGCGCACCATCCGGGTGATGTGTACCGGTCGAGTTGACCCCGCCTTTATCCTGCGCGGTTTTATCGAAGGCGCGGACGGTATTTTTACTGGCGGCTGACAACACGGAGAATGTCATTACCAGGTAGGTAATTACGATGCAATGGGTGTGGATGCGCTGGTCAGAAAGGTACTGGAAGACGTGGGTATCCGCAAAGAACGTTATGATTTACAATGGGCTTCAGCTGCTGAAGCACCGCGCTTTGTTCGACTGATCACCGATTTTACCGAGCGGATGAAGGAACTCGGTCCGTTGGGCGAGGCTGAGGGTCTGTCCAAAGAGGAGATCAAAGAACGGCTGGAAAAGGCGTTAGCTGTCGTCTCTGACCAGAAGGTCCGGGTCAGCTTTGGTAATGCCAGTAAGGCAGTGCGCAAGGATGCGGTCTGGACACCGGAGCATATTGATGAGGTGGTCACCACCAAGATGGCTAAGTCTTTGGATAAGGCTTTGGCCTGATTTTATCGGCGGGAAGATAAAAAGGCCGGCTTACACTGGTCGCTCTGATGCAATGAAAGCGATGTTGTCCCCTTGGGATTGCATCGCTTTTTTTGTTTGTTGCCTCATCGCCTCCGGCGAGATCTATTCAAAATAAATCCTGTATTTCAGAGAGGTAATACTTCTTTCTATACCAAGGGTATTGACAAAGGTACTGTATCTTGTGATAATATATTCTCTCAATAAACTCTGCAACGGAGGGTATATGCCAGGTGTAAAAACAGCAATTTCATTGGATGAAAATTTATTTAATGCCGTAAAAAAAATGGCTTGCGATTTGAATATTTCCAGAAGCAGAGTGTTTACACTCGCATTGGTTGAATTTATGGAAAAGCGGGAGAATGAAAAATTGCTCGCTCAATTGAATAAAGCATATGAGGATCAGCCTGCTGATGAAGAAAATAAAATTGTACAATCAATGCGTGCCTCACATAGGAAAATAAGCGAGCAGGAACCGTGGTGATCCAACAGGGGGAAATCTACTGGCTTGATTTAGGCGAACCGAGAGGCTCAGAACCGGGATTTCGTCATCCACATATAGTCATTCAAAATAACCTGTTCAACACGAGCCAAATAAATACAGCGGTTGTCTGCTCCTTGACCTCAAATCTTCGCCGGATTGCGGCTCCCGGCAATGTTCTGCTCAATAAAGGCGAGGCCAATCTTCCTAAAAAAAGCGTGGTCAATATCTCGCAGATTTTCACAGTGAATAAAAGTGAATTGACGGAAAAAATCGGGCAGGTTTCCAAACAGCGATTCCTGGAAATATTTGAAGGAATAAGGTTGCTTGTTGAGCCAAGAGAAGTTTGATCAATGTTGTTGGTTTTTTTATTGTTATAACGAAAAGTTCAGTTGATGCCTCTCGGTTGGGATACATCGCTTTTTATAAAAACGGCGCACTATTTTCATAAAGGACGAAAAAATGTCGGAATTCAGCAATGTCACGGTTAAGAAAGCAGCAAATATCTATTATGACGGCAAGGTGACCAGTCGGGTTGTCACTTTTGCCGACGGCACCACCAAGACTTTGGGCATCATGATGCCCGGTGATTACGAGTTCGGAACCAAGAAAAAAGAGCTGATGGAGATTCTCAGCGGTGAGGTTTCTGTGCTGCTGCCCGGTTCCGATGAGTGGCAGGTTGTTGAGCCGGGACAATCTTTTGAGGTGCCTGCTGATTCAAAATTCGGGATTAAGATCGGCACGGTGACGGATTATTGTTGCTCGTATCTTGATTAAGGGAGCAGACCGCCGGTCTTTTCATTCCGGCGGTCTGAACTGTTGTTTTTCCGGCTCCGTTTTGATCTTATTTTTCCTCCAGAAGCTCCGGGGCGATTTCCTTGAGGATGGACAGAGCGGGTTGGCGCACCTCCGGGGCAACGCCGTTCAGGTAGCGACGGCTGCCTTCAGCTGCGGCGGCAAGGGCTTCGCGTAAGGGACGCCAGCGTTCGGCAACTGGTGTTTGGTCAATGAGTTTCAATGCATCTGCGGTTCTGCCTGTATAGACAGCCTCTTTAAATATGCAGAATAAGACAGTCCACCCTGCATTAAAGAATTCTTCATCACCCTTATCAATCAAATAACGTATATGATTTTCCGCCTCCTTCCATTCATTATTTGCAACAAGAAGAGTGGATAACGTGTAACTCTCCCACATCTTATCTCCTGAAGACAACTCATAGCTTTTCTTGGCAAATTTTACGGCTTGGTCAAGCTTCTTCTTTTGCTTGTAATAAAGCCAAGCAACATTGCTATATGCAACAGCGTTTTTTGGTTCAAGCTCTATAGCCCTCATGAATGCCTGTTCAGCTACTGAAAAACGTTTACAATATTTTTGCAGAAGACTACCAAGGCCATTCCAGGAATCAGAAGAGTTAGGGTCAGTTTCAATCGCTTTTCTGTACGCATGCTCTGCCTCTGAACAACGATTCAAACGAATTTGTAAAAGATTTCCAAGCGCATTCCATGAGTAAGAAGAACGTGGCTCAATCTCAATGGCTTTTTTGTAAGCCTCTTCTGCTTTATTGAAATTTTTCAATTTGTATTCCAGTAACTTGCCTATATTAAGCCAAGGGTATACTTCATTAGGCTCAATCTCAATAGCTTTTCTATATGCTTGTTCAGCTTCTTGAAAACGTTGAACATTTTCACTTAAAATAACACCTACATTAGTCCAAGCTTCCCAATTATTGGGTTCAATTTCTAGAGACTTTCTATAAGCTTGTTCTGATTCATGAAGTCGTTCTTGATCCTGTAAAATGATTCCTATATTAAACCAAGAAGATGCATCGTTATTATCAATTCTGATAGCCTCATTATAAGCATATTCAGCTTCTGGTAATCGTTTAAAATAACGACGCAGTAGGTTACCAAGGTTCTTCCATGTTGATGCGTTATTCTGATCGATCTCAATGGCTTGTCGATACGCCTGTTCAGCTTCTTCAAATTTTTCAAGGTGATTATGCAGTAACACTCCGAAATTATTCCATACAAGTGAATTGTTTTTATCTGCTTCGAGAAATTTCCTGTAAGCATCTTCTGCTTCAGAAAAACGTCCAGAAGTAAAGTGAAGTAATTCTGCTAGACTAAGCCATAAATGAGTTCCGTTTGGTTTTAATTCAATAGCTTTTCTGTAGCATTTCTCTGCTTCTTTAGCATATTTGTATTTTTCCAGTATCCTGCCAAGATCATGATATAGTCGGTCGTTATTAGGATCAGCCTGAATCGCTTGCTTGTAAGCTGTGGCAATCCGTTCTTTCTGTTTTTCTGAAATATTTTTACAACAATATGTTACGCACCAATTGTTCCACGTCGCAGCGGCAAGCCCCGGAGCATCATATTTCTGGGCGGCATGTTCTGCCCTATCGACATCATCCATAGATGTCATGATGCCTTCACTTATAGCTTGGTAGATCAATTCAGTGTGCCGTCGCAATTTTTCATCCTTAATGTCGCGTAGAATACGGTTTAGCTGAGGCCGTAGTTCCGCATCATCTCCCTCTAAATCCAGCAACGCTTCAATTTTTTTTCTATCCTTTTTTTCCAGCACTATGCAGCTTAGAGCATTATGCTCCAACGCACGACATAGGCATTTATTCTCCATTGCTCGTGCCAGAGCCAGCTTATACTCAGCTCGCCGAACATCCAGCCCTTGCTCTCCCAACAATTTCCGGGCATGCCCCTGCAGCTCATCAGCACTGAAAAACATCCGCAGAAAATGTACCAGCCAAATCAGCCTGCGTCGCACCCGGCGGCTGGCTCGCATAAGGTACCAGATATTAAAAAAACGCTCACCGATCTGAAAGGCAGCTCGCTTGCCCTTGGCCGGTTCTACCTTTTCCACCAGGGCCTGTTGCTGCAAGCGATTGAGCTGGGACGAGGTGGTATTAACATCCCAGCCCAGTTTATCTGCCAGTTGCCGGGCCGTCATCGGGTCCCAGTTTACAGCCAGTCCGTCCACCAGCTGCTGGGCTTGGGCAGGCAGTTCTTCAAACCTAGCTTTGTAGAGCGGAGTCACCATGTCGAGCAGACCCTCAAGGTCGCTGCGCACATCCCCGTCCAAGCCACGGGCCAAGACATTGTAGAGCAGGACAATGGTGCGCGGATTGCCGCCGGTCAGAGTATGCAGGGTCTTGATCCGGGCCGGATCGTCCTTGAGTAGGTCAAGAACATGGGGCGTTTTTCCCTGCTCTGCCAGCCGGGTCAGGGTGGCCCGCATTTCCGCCTCGGTCAAGCCTTTCAGCTCATCTACCCTGAAAAAATCGTAAAAGGCGGCATCATACTGATAACTGGCCTCAATGGCTTGGGAACTGGCCCCGATGATCAGTAGCCGGGGTTCTGACTGAAGGATTTCCCGCAACGACCAGTGTTCTTTTTTCAGTCGCTCCAGAATTAAATCAATATTATCGATCAGCAGGAGCAGGCGGCAGCCCAGCTTGTCTGCCTCACTCAGTAATCGCTCCAGGATGGTTTCAGTGTCGTCCAGTTCCTCAACCGCCCGATCCAGAGCCGTAACTTGGTCTCGCAGGCCGCGCTCCTCCAAAATATCACAGAAGGCATCCAGGCAGTTGAGCCAGAGATCGGCTGGGGAGCTGATATTATACTGCTCCTCCGGAAAGGTCAGGGGGAGCCACTCCTTGCCAAGAGCCTCGTCCTCTTCTACGGCAATGCCGATGCGTCGCAGCAGGGTGGATTTGCCCATACCTCGCAGGCCGAGGACTAGGCGGTGCTGACAGGGGCTGCCGGACCGTTCCCGCCGAAGATCGTCAATAACTCGTTCTAGGAGTTCGGTGCGGGCGACAAAATAGCGTTTCAGCTCCTCACGGCTCCATAATGCAGGATTATAGACCGCAACGCCGTGCAGACAGGTTTCTCCGATCATGCCACCCTCCGTAGCCAGTATTCACGCAACCATTCCAGTCGGAACCGGCAGCGGTCACCTGTGCTGACGAGGTAGCCGTCATTCTCCAGCACGTCCAGAAGATAGCGCATTGTTTCTTCTCGTTGTTCTGGCTCCTGAATCCGTTCCTGTAGAACCTGACTGAGCACGGACCGGCTTGCACCGTTGCGGTCCCGACAAACCGCGTTGAGCAGGCGTACCGCATGGCCGTCTTCCGGGCTGCCTAGCTCTTCCTTGAGCCGCTGCCGCCAGTAATCAAAATGTACTTTATAGGCCGGGGAGAGCAATTCTTCAAAGGCGGTGTCGATCATGGCCTTGGTTGGGCTGTTGCCCTGGCTGATGAGCTTGTCAAAAAGCAGCTGGAGATAATAGGGAACCGGCCAGCCGACCCGTTCGATCATGTATTGGCGGGCAATTGCACTGAGTTGTAGATCATAGCTCTCCGCTAAACGAGCAAGAAAGAGGTCTGCTGTGGCTTCGCTGAAGGCACCCAGGGGAAATGGGTCAAGATCGTTGACCGTATCGCCCAGTCGAAACCGGGAGGCTACTGTGTCCATGCCGATAGAACCGGCAAGTATCCAGCGTACCAGTCGGTATTTCTGGCGCAGGTCTCTGAACCAGTAGAGGAAACTGCGGGCACGATCCCGTCCGTTTTCGCCTTCCAAGAGCTTCAGGATAAATACAGGTAATTCGTCCACACAGATAAGGTGCATTCCTTCGAGCTCGGCCAGGGTTTTAGTTAGGGCTTCCCCGACTTCACGCCAATCTGCTCTGTTTTCTGTTTGAAGGTCAATGCCGCCGCCCACGCCAAGCACGGAAAGTTTAACGCCCTTTATATGACTGATAGCTCTACTGAGTACTTCTTTAAATTTTCCTCCGGCCTTCTGTTCTTTGCTGACCGCCTTGATGATTTCCCGGACACAGCCCATCTCGTCTTCGCAGGGAGCGAAGCTCGTCAATGTTGCATGAAATTTATGTTCTTCGGCAGTTGCGCAGAGCCGGTGCATGAGTGAGGTTTTGCCGATGCGGCGCGGGGCCAGTAGCATGATGTGGTTGCGTTCAAGTTTGCGCCAGATCTGCTCCTGCTCTTTTTCCCGGTTGAAAAAGTCGTCGCCTGTAACTGGATTGCCGATGGAAATTTTCATATTGCCTCTCTGGGGAACGGTTGTCTTTGTGGCCTGTTTTTTTGATTACAGCCACTTTACAACAGAATTGTTTTAAGGCAATATGTTTTTAAAAAATATTTGTTGTAAAAATTGAGTCGCAATCCCGGTAGGGCGACCAATATTTCGTTCATCCAGCCCTGTTTTGATGAAAAAGCTGTCGTGTTTCAGAATGTTGTTCGCGTTATTGCTCGTTGCCCACCCAACGTTCCGGTACAAAAAATGAAATTCCCCAATGTGACGGTCGCGATTGTCGAGATTCGTCACCTCTTCTCAGATTTCTCCAAATCGACTGGGTAAACGGATCTCTTTTCTTTTAATTCTCTATAATTGCAATATTGTTCCTTGTTTTTTCTTTTTATTCGACTGCGTTCGAGGAAAAATGCCAGTCAAGAATCCTGATACGTACATTCATCTTTTCCTGCAAGGTCTGCGGTAAAAAAAACACCTCATCTTGTAACATCTTGTTTATCCAATTCTAAAATAATTTTCCGAAAGGTTTTTTTCGTTTTTTTCAGGGACTGTTTTAATTTTAATA includes:
- a CDS encoding FAD-dependent oxidoreductase, whose product is MGKGMEHRAGSVMVVGGGIAGIQAALDLTELGYYVYLLEKAPVVGGVMAQLDKTFPTNDCSLUILAPKLVEAGRSPNIEMITNADLLALDGKPGDFTVKVRKRPRYIDADKCTACGLCTQYCPKHLSDAYNEGLSLTRPIHIDYAQAVPATYYIDPSACMSVQHDTCQICVPVCQSHAIDFSQQPEEVDIKVGAMVLSPGFGRIDDATLEKYSYGDHPDVVTAVEFERMTTASGPFLGEVKCFSNGRHPKRMAFIQCVGSRDLGCDNGYCSSVCCMYAIKEAMVAKEHDPEVDITIYYMDIRTQGKDFDKARERAENMGVKFVRAKVAGVTPWENNLRLTYSTLDGKHEFKPYDMVVLSVGLEAPKDAKGISEITGMELNHYDFAKTDTFNPLKTSVEGVVVAGAFQGPKDIPESVTQASATAGIVAGMLEKQRGLGIVHKSYPDEKPMDEEVRIGVFVCHCGINIASVVDVRKVEDSVEGMEGVVYHTDSLYSCSADAVKTLKDRILEHNLNRVVIAACSPRTHEPLFQETLKDAGLNRCLIEMVNIRDQCSWVHAGEPEAATDKSQDLVRMAVAKARGMRPLPEQTVPVTPKALIIGAGIAGMTVALNLAAQGFDSVLVEKSEKLGGSLGLLNHTLDTHETASHLHKLVAEVEANEHIDVLTKAELKDFSGFIGNFSSVVAEEGGAEHTVDHGVVVLATGGHEHRPEGYLLEENDKVVTQTELEQQLAGGGKAPESIIMVQCAGSRGDDLNYCSKVCCNHAVKNALTIKELNPASQVIVLYRDMRTYGYAEDAYREARLKGVIFIPYELEQKPQVSASAKGRKLTVKFFDALLQEEVEMHPDMVALSVGIVPDGTEDLSKLLKAPLTDDRFFLEAHVKLRPVELPVSGVYVCGLAHGPKPVDETIAQAQAAAAKAAIPLVKGAVSIDPIVSVVEQEKCIGCGICASLCPFGSIEMIKKDKKRKAQTIAASCKACGICSSHCPTFAISMGGFTNEQIMDQIAAFGNVKATELVEA
- a CDS encoding tetratricopeptide repeat protein, with the translated sequence MIGETCLHGVAVYNPALWSREELKRYFVARTELLERVIDDLRRERSGSPCQHRLVLGLRGMGKSTLLRRIGIAVEEDEALGKEWLPLTFPEEQYNISSPADLWLNCLDAFCDILEERGLRDQVTALDRAVEELDDTETILERLLSEADKLGCRLLLLIDNIDLILERLKKEHWSLREILQSEPRLLIIGASSQAIEASYQYDAAFYDFFRVDELKGLTEAEMRATLTRLAEQGKTPHVLDLLKDDPARIKTLHTLTGGNPRTIVLLYNVLARGLDGDVRSDLEGLLDMVTPLYKARFEELPAQAQQLVDGLAVNWDPMTARQLADKLGWDVNTTSSQLNRLQQQALVEKVEPAKGKRAAFQIGERFFNIWYLMRASRRVRRRLIWLVHFLRMFFSADELQGHARKLLGEQGLDVRRAEYKLALARAMENKCLCRALEHNALSCIVLEKKDRKKIEALLDLEGDDAELRPQLNRILRDIKDEKLRRHTELIYQAISEGIMTSMDDVDRAEHAAQKYDAPGLAAATWNNWCVTYCCKNISEKQKERIATAYKQAIQADPNNDRLYHDLGRILEKYKYAKEAEKCYRKAIELKPNGTHLWLSLAELLHFTSGRFSEAEDAYRKFLEADKNNSLVWNNFGVLLHNHLEKFEEAEQAYRQAIEIDQNNASTWKNLGNLLRRYFKRLPEAEYAYNEAIRIDNNDASSWFNIGIILQDQERLHESEQAYRKSLEIEPNNWEAWTNVGVILSENVQRFQEAEQAYRKAIEIEPNEVYPWLNIGKLLEYKLKNFNKAEEAYKKAIEIEPRSSYSWNALGNLLQIRLNRCSEAEHAYRKAIETDPNSSDSWNGLGSLLQKYCKRFSVAEQAFMRAIELEPKNAVAYSNVAWLYYKQKKKLDQAVKFAKKSYELSSGDKMWESYTLSTLLVANNEWKEAENHIRYLIDKGDEEFFNAGWTVLFCIFKEAVYTGRTADALKLIDQTPVAERWRPLREALAAAAEGSRRYLNGVAPEVRQPALSILKEIAPELLEEK
- a CDS encoding Txe/YoeB family addiction module toxin, which codes for MINWHIQAWEDYLYWQKKDKRILKRINALIKDITREPFTGIGKPEPLKHNWRGFWSRRINDEHRLVYTVQDGDVIIAQCRYHYDK
- a CDS encoding pyrimidine/purine nucleoside phosphorylase, whose translation is MSEFSNVTVKKAANIYYDGKVTSRVVTFADGTTKTLGIMMPGDYEFGTKKKELMEILSGEVSVLLPGSDEWQVVEPGQSFEVPADSKFGIKIGTVTDYCCSYLD
- a CDS encoding type II toxin-antitoxin system PemK/MazF family toxin yields the protein MVIQQGEIYWLDLGEPRGSEPGFRHPHIVIQNNLFNTSQINTAVVCSLTSNLRRIAAPGNVLLNKGEANLPKKSVVNISQIFTVNKSELTEKIGQVSKQRFLEIFEGIRLLVEPREV